A region of the Campylobacter subantarcticus LMG 24377 genome:
TTTCCCATCATATCATAGATGAAAAGCTCTTTGATATTATCGATATTTTGCACGCATTTAACCTTTGTTCCAACACTTGGCATTAAGGCACTTTTATAAACTCTACCTTCAAAATTAACGCCTTTTTTACCCACGACTCTAAGTTCCTTATTACCTGCATTAAATAAAAATTCTTCATAAGAGATTTTTACCATAGCTCTATCACATGAGTTCCAAAGTTCAAGTGGAGTTTTAACGCCTTTTTTGCGACGTACTTTAGACATATTCCATTTAATTATTTCAGCTTCTAAAAATTCACAAGCCTCATTAAAGGTATGAAGTAGTTTTTGATTAGTCTTTTTAGTAAAACCGTATTCATCTTTAGCATGTCGTTCTTTTTTAGGAGTTTTTTGCTCAATAGCTTCTCTTTTAGCTAAATTTGATCCTATTGCTCCATGAAATAAAGAAATACCAGCATGCCCAAGTGTTCCAAATCTTCTTTCAACTAAAGCCTTTTGTTCTCCCGCATAAGCAATAGCTGCATCGTAAGTTATATTAAGACCATCAAGTAAGCTTTGAAAATCTTTTGAAAGATAATCTTTACCATTATCCCCTTTAATCATATCAGGCTTACCAAACTTATCTATAGCTTTCCATAAAAGGCGTATTAAGCTTAAAGAGTTAGATTTTTTTACTAAAGTAGCTACTCCCATACCACTAAAGACATCAACGACACTTAAAATATGAGGGCGGAAAGGCTCGAAAGTTTCATCATCTCTAACTATAAAATCAGCTGGAGAGCTATCGATTTGCCAACACATATTTTTCATATCATAAAGCTCTCTTTGATTGCCAAGTGCAGGTAGAAACTTACTTTTTGCTTTATCTAAACCCTGAGTGATAATACAATGTTCTAATGGTTTATCTTTATAGTAGTTTTTAATAAAGTTTTGTAAGGTTTTTACACTAAAAAGCGGTTTTACCTCTCCTAAATCAAAACCTATAAAATCATAGTTTTCTTTTTGTGCAGCCTCTTTGTGAATTTTCCACCAAAGTTCAGTGAAATTAAATCCACCTGCTGCAAAGGAGCGATACTCTCTTAAAGCATACTCTTGTATCCAAGCGCTAAGTTTTGTTTTATCTTTGCGGTGAAGTCCGCGAGTGTCGATAAGACCTAGAATGCCATGTTTTTTATATGCTGTGCGAATTCTGAAAATTTCTATCTTAGAAACGCCGCATATTTCTAAAGCTCTCTTTTGCTTCAATCCGCCTTCAACATATTTTTCAACTTGTTTTAGAACTTTAAGCTTTTCTCTGGCATTGTTTTTTATTTCATCGCTTAAATTTTCAAACTTTATATTTAAAACAGCCAAATCACTATTTTTTGGCTCTGTTAAACATAAACTATTTTCTTTAATAGTGTTATTTTCAGTATTATTACTTATGATATTATTTAAGTCTACTTTTTGCATTTTTTCATTAAAAATCAAAATATCATTAGTGATTAATTCTTGGTTAAAGGCGGTTAAAATCTGCTCTTTACTTATTTTAAATAGTAGTTTTTTGCCACCTCTGCCACCATTAGCATTATCTACTTTCAACCACTCATATTTATTTGATCTTCTAGTTACTGCAAGTCTTAAGGCGCCTTCACTTACATTAAAAATTTGCGAAGCTTCTTTGGTTTCTAAAAAATACATTTTACTTTAAACCTTGTGGAAGCTCGTTAATAATACCAAGCTCTAATAGTTTTTCAAATACAACTTTTGTACTACCTTTAGTATTTCTTTGACCTGTAATTTCGCCTTTAATAACTCTATGTAAAATATCATAACTGATATTATGTGTTCTAGCAAAGGCTTTTACATTAATAGCGTTGTTTTCAAAATATGCTTTAATCATATTTTTTCCTTTAATACTTCAATTTTAATTGAAGTTTATTTTTGATTGTGATAAAATTTCAATTTTAATTGAAGTATTATAGTAAAAAATTTTACATTAGTCAATAAACTATGTTAAATATTTTACTTTTTATAAGGGTAATATATGACCGCAAATGATTTTAAACAAATAAGAGAAAAATTAGGACTTACACAAGAGCAATTAGGTAGTGAGCTTAATTTAACAAGACAGCAAATTATTAATATAGAAAAAGGCAAAACACCTATTAGCAAAAAGTATTTTGATAATATAAGCAAATTAAGTAAAAAATTTTACATTGATAAAGAGAAAAATACACAAACTAAAGATATAAATAAACAAGAAATTAATTTTTATTCTATACCAAAACTTAATATTTCAGCTTCTGCTGGTGGTGGTAATGAATTAATAGGATTAGAAGAATATGAAACTGGAGAAATGCTTGAGCTTAGTAAAGCTTTTTTTAAAACAACACCAAAGAATTTAAAAGCTATTAAAGTTGATGGATATTCTATGGTTCCGATGCTTCTACCTGATAGCTGGGTAGTATTTGAAGAAACACATGAGTATCAAGGAGATGGATTATATATTTTAAATTTTGATAATCAACTTATGGTCAAGCTTTTGCAATTAAATCCAATAAGTAAAATTTTGGATATCATTAGTGTTAATAAGGATTACAAAAGCTACAGCATAGACCTAAAAGACTCACAAATTGAGTTAATTATACAAGGAAAGGTTCTGCGTTCTATTATATAAAACAAGAAAAAAAATCTTGCTTTTACTCGGCATATAGCATGTTTCCAAACTGATCAAATAAAATATAAGTACTTCCTTCAAATGACATGCCAAATTGATTTTTGGCTGTATAATTTGTTCTAATGGCTATTTGCATTCCATTGTCTTTTATTGCATGATGAGAGTCTTTAAAATTATAACTATCAGGTATATATAAAGATTTTATTATAATATTCTTAGCAATCGAATTTTCCCCATCCCATAAACTGTTGTTACCCATAACATAACTTGGATTTCCATATTGAGTGTTCATTAAAATATTATTTTTGAATTCATTATCACATGTTTGTAAAGGAATAGACAATGTCGTTTTATTTGATTTTGTCCATACATTGTAGTAAATACAATTTGTATAGTTCTTAAATTCTTTTTCGTCCATTATAAAA
Encoded here:
- a CDS encoding DDE-type integrase/transposase/recombinase produces the protein MYFLETKEASQIFNVSEGALRLAVTRRSNKYEWLKVDNANGGRGGKKLLFKISKEQILTAFNQELITNDILIFNEKMQKVDLNNIISNNTENNTIKENSLCLTEPKNSDLAVLNIKFENLSDEIKNNAREKLKVLKQVEKYVEGGLKQKRALEICGVSKIEIFRIRTAYKKHGILGLIDTRGLHRKDKTKLSAWIQEYALREYRSFAAGGFNFTELWWKIHKEAAQKENYDFIGFDLGEVKPLFSVKTLQNFIKNYYKDKPLEHCIITQGLDKAKSKFLPALGNQRELYDMKNMCWQIDSSPADFIVRDDETFEPFRPHILSVVDVFSGMGVATLVKKSNSLSLIRLLWKAIDKFGKPDMIKGDNGKDYLSKDFQSLLDGLNITYDAAIAYAGEQKALVERRFGTLGHAGISLFHGAIGSNLAKREAIEQKTPKKERHAKDEYGFTKKTNQKLLHTFNEACEFLEAEIIKWNMSKVRRKKGVKTPLELWNSCDRAMVKISYEEFLFNAGNKELRVVGKKGVNFEGRVYKSALMPSVGTKVKCVQNIDNIKELFIYDMMGKFICLALDESIAKLSKESFKILKKGYESEVKAIKEVLKKDEIAAFTKLNIKQDLQDLQVAFENSLIKAKEVQQKSLAKENLTTQRKLEKIKNDTSADELILNSKKETTNNESEFDMEAFMDRKYFAG
- a CDS encoding Mu phage-associated protein, which codes for MIKAYFENNAINVKAFARTHNISYDILHRVIKGEITGQRNTKGSTKVVFEKLLELGIINELPQGLK
- a CDS encoding LexA family transcriptional regulator, yielding MTANDFKQIREKLGLTQEQLGSELNLTRQQIINIEKGKTPISKKYFDNISKLSKKFYIDKEKNTQTKDINKQEINFYSIPKLNISASAGGGNELIGLEEYETGEMLELSKAFFKTTPKNLKAIKVDGYSMVPMLLPDSWVVFEETHEYQGDGLYILNFDNQLMVKLLQLNPISKILDIISVNKDYKSYSIDLKDSQIELIIQGKVLRSII